From Candidatus Bathyarchaeota archaeon, one genomic window encodes:
- a CDS encoding OsmC family protein encodes MGKLRGSAKLLENTRLVTENGRGHSVICDLSEAAGGTNAGPTPLELSLMSLAGCGVIIYADICKNSKIDPGQIEIKVEADRPPNSPVLSGVIMKVNIKSKTRKGLVEAAWRRTEAACPVLFVYKEQIPVKVEVDIKTE; translated from the coding sequence ATGGGTAAACTAAGAGGCAGCGCCAAACTTTTAGAAAACACTCGATTAGTTACAGAGAACGGCCGTGGCCACAGCGTAATCTGTGACCTTTCTGAAGCCGCAGGCGGAACCAACGCGGGGCCGACCCCGCTAGAGTTATCGTTGATGTCGCTTGCCGGCTGTGGAGTCATCATCTACGCGGATATCTGCAAAAATAGCAAAATCGACCCCGGTCAAATCGAAATCAAAGTGGAAGCCGACAGACCGCCTAACTCGCCAGTTCTAAGCGGCGTAATCATGAAAGTAAACATAAAATCGAAGACCCGCAAGGGGCTTGTGGAGGCTGCTTGGCGACGAACAGAAGCTGCTTGTCCAGTGTTGTTTGTTTACAAAGAGCAGATACCTGTTAAGGTAGAAGTGGATATCAAAACAGAGTAG
- a CDS encoding radical SAM protein: MRNKGPLFIVPWRCTFACESSCAHCVSAGKAAFPDELDTKAAMQIVDQVHEFGASFFGITGGQPFLRKDLFEVLDYATSLGLNTSIITDGRMLDEKAIKNIIKNKTKISVSIDGAEKTNDAIRGKGAYAAAVAAIERFARADLLNVLVYTFANKGNVTNATEEDMVHVIELAKKYGARWVVFHGFIPYSNDKDSLKADLTPKQYEWVCNKLFDLTAKYDGRPGINVYIPFYARVAKQRGMPDYDEWWSHFFLGRCFFGKFMSIAENGDVIPCSYNDIYRIGNIKNKKLDEIWADMQNSDFFEKIRDKSNLKGKCGVCEYNDVCGGCRSAALFYTGDILGSDPRCAYVPKALREK; the protein is encoded by the coding sequence TTGAGAAACAAAGGTCCCTTGTTTATCGTCCCGTGGCGGTGCACCTTTGCCTGCGAAAGCAGTTGTGCTCACTGTGTTTCTGCGGGTAAAGCAGCTTTTCCAGACGAATTAGACACCAAAGCCGCCATGCAAATCGTCGATCAAGTCCACGAGTTCGGTGCAAGCTTTTTTGGAATCACAGGCGGCCAGCCGTTTCTACGAAAAGACCTCTTCGAAGTCCTTGACTACGCGACCAGCTTAGGTTTAAACACCAGCATCATCACCGACGGCCGCATGCTTGACGAGAAAGCCATAAAAAACATCATAAAAAACAAAACAAAAATCTCAGTAAGCATAGATGGAGCTGAAAAAACCAACGACGCCATCCGCGGAAAAGGTGCTTATGCTGCGGCGGTGGCTGCAATTGAGCGGTTTGCAAGAGCTGACCTTCTAAACGTGCTGGTTTACACGTTTGCCAACAAAGGCAACGTGACCAATGCGACTGAGGAAGACATGGTTCATGTCATCGAATTAGCCAAAAAGTACGGCGCCCGATGGGTGGTTTTCCACGGCTTTATTCCCTACAGTAACGATAAGGATAGCCTCAAAGCGGACCTCACGCCCAAGCAGTATGAGTGGGTCTGCAACAAACTCTTCGATTTAACCGCCAAATACGACGGCAGGCCAGGCATAAACGTTTACATACCCTTCTACGCGCGCGTCGCGAAACAGCGTGGTATGCCTGATTATGATGAATGGTGGAGTCACTTCTTTTTGGGCCGATGCTTCTTTGGCAAATTCATGAGCATCGCTGAAAACGGCGACGTTATCCCCTGCAGCTACAACGACATCTACCGCATCGGCAACATAAAAAACAAAAAGCTAGACGAAATCTGGGCGGATATGCAGAACAGCGACTTCTTTGAAAAAATCCGAGACAAAAGCAACCTTAAAGGCAAATGTGGCGTTTGCGAATACAACGACGTCTGCGGAGGCTGCCGCTCAGCAGCGTTGTTCTATACGGGGGATATTTTGGGCTCAGATCCACGATGCGCCTACGTTCCTAAAGCTTTGCGCGAAAAATAA
- a CDS encoding HAD family phosphatase, which yields MFEAAIFDWDGTLADSRHAIVVSFHRALAETGIAVTTEYIERRIGIGASDTFRELLRENNRPIDEDVVKRLVQKKSEIQIELAGEVKLFTGVRELLEALQGKVKVGLASMNNRNVISHLLQTTDLQGCFQEVLTVEQVTRSKPDPEIFLKTAQALNAAPQRCVVFEDSIFGVKAAKAAGMACVATTTGVYGKDELAAAEPDLIVETLSDPKILPFVLG from the coding sequence ATGTTTGAAGCTGCAATCTTTGACTGGGATGGCACATTGGCAGATAGCCGCCACGCCATCGTGGTTTCTTTTCATAGAGCTTTAGCGGAGACAGGCATAGCAGTCACCACAGAATACATTGAGCGGCGAATAGGCATCGGCGCCTCAGACACCTTCCGTGAGCTTTTGCGAGAAAACAATCGACCAATTGACGAGGACGTGGTGAAGCGGCTTGTGCAAAAGAAAAGCGAGATTCAAATCGAATTGGCTGGAGAAGTGAAACTGTTTACGGGCGTCCGCGAATTGCTTGAGGCATTACAGGGCAAAGTTAAAGTTGGGTTAGCCTCGATGAATAACCGCAATGTTATCAGTCATCTGCTCCAAACAACTGATCTCCAAGGGTGCTTTCAAGAGGTTTTAACCGTCGAACAAGTTACGCGTTCGAAGCCTGACCCAGAAATTTTCCTAAAAACCGCCCAAGCCCTAAACGCTGCACCCCAGCGATGTGTGGTTTTTGAGGATTCGATTTTCGGAGTTAAGGCAGCAAAGGCGGCGGGTATGGCGTGTGTCGCAACCACGACTGGAGTGTACGGTAAAGATGAACTCGCAGCAGCGGAGCCTGACTTAATCGTGGAAACACTAAGCGACCCAAAAATTTTGCCATTTGTTCTTGGATAA
- the proC gene encoding pyrroline-5-carboxylate reductase, with translation MNDKIAVLGAGMMGSAIIKSLLKGNYEGKITAVDIAPEKLSELEKLGVAVTADSNKAAAEANIIIVAVKPGDVERVLRGVSKEIRNKILISVAATVPLKFLQRNAPDSRIVRIMPNLGAMVQASYTAYCCEYNVTAEDKVKVKTLLNMMGICDEMEEKYLDAITAVSGSGPGYLSIIIEALAYAGLKVGLPRNVALNAAAQTVMGTGKLVVELKEDPSKIRDMTTTPGGTTIEAIYQIEQSQIRPAMIRAIEEATKKSQIIREKLNIT, from the coding sequence ATGAATGACAAGATCGCAGTTTTAGGCGCGGGCATGATGGGTAGCGCCATAATCAAAAGCCTCCTTAAAGGCAACTATGAAGGTAAGATTACTGCAGTGGATATCGCCCCCGAGAAACTATCTGAACTAGAAAAGTTAGGTGTAGCGGTAACTGCTGACAGCAACAAAGCTGCCGCTGAGGCTAACATCATAATTGTGGCTGTGAAACCAGGTGACGTAGAGCGAGTCCTAAGAGGCGTAAGCAAGGAAATCAGGAACAAAATTTTGATTTCAGTCGCCGCTACGGTGCCCCTCAAGTTTCTGCAGCGCAATGCGCCTGATTCGCGGATTGTGCGGATTATGCCCAATTTAGGCGCTATGGTGCAGGCATCTTACACTGCTTACTGCTGCGAATACAACGTGACCGCTGAGGATAAAGTGAAGGTTAAGACGCTACTCAACATGATGGGCATCTGTGACGAAATGGAGGAGAAGTACCTTGACGCGATCACAGCTGTTAGCGGTAGCGGACCTGGATATTTGAGTATAATCATCGAAGCCTTAGCATACGCGGGACTCAAGGTCGGGTTGCCACGCAACGTTGCCCTAAACGCCGCAGCCCAAACGGTCATGGGCACAGGCAAACTCGTCGTTGAACTCAAAGAAGACCCATCCAAAATCAGAGACATGACCACCACACCCGGCGGAACCACCATCGAAGCGATCTACCAAATCGAACAAAGCCAAATCCGACCCGCCATGATCCGCGCCATAGAAGAAGCTACCAAAAAAAGCCAAATCATCCGAGAAAAACTCAACATCACATAG
- a CDS encoding tRNA (guanine(10)-N(2))-dimethyltransferase translates to MNEKTGYVADFPSEIIHEGKVQVLVPNLKAYGVVPSDYAPSKAPVFYNPVMEFNRDLSVLVFRAYQHMVNHEVSICEPLTSQGIRGIRYAIEVDKVFQVMASDINHHAYELAKHNIELNNVQNKIILKYGDANRLLSSNASPKKRFDIIDIDPFGTPVPYLDSAFRALKNKGLIAATATDLAPLCGVHAKACLRKYGGKPLRAEYCHELAVRLLAGCMAKIAAQHDIGIQFMFSHSTDHYIRVYAQIGYGAKKADDSLKSVGYIMHCFSCMHREITYQPFGCPTCNECGAKMDYAGPLWTGSIADQGFVEQILAENQSIAFRNNAKISKLLTQIKNEAKAPATYYVIDKLSKKLNLPAPSNQVFLWALQKAGFQAMPTHFNTRGIKTDASALAMQKILRETVSAN, encoded by the coding sequence ATGAACGAAAAAACGGGTTACGTCGCTGATTTCCCCAGCGAAATCATACATGAAGGCAAAGTCCAAGTCTTAGTGCCCAACCTCAAAGCATACGGGGTAGTGCCCAGCGATTATGCGCCCTCCAAAGCACCCGTTTTCTACAACCCCGTGATGGAGTTTAACCGTGACCTCTCGGTTTTGGTTTTCCGTGCTTACCAGCACATGGTTAACCATGAAGTCAGCATCTGTGAGCCTCTGACCAGTCAGGGCATCCGCGGTATCCGATACGCCATAGAAGTAGACAAAGTATTCCAAGTTATGGCCAGCGACATCAACCATCACGCCTACGAACTAGCCAAACACAACATCGAACTCAACAACGTCCAAAACAAAATCATCCTCAAATATGGCGACGCAAACCGCCTACTAAGCAGCAACGCTTCCCCCAAGAAGCGCTTCGACATAATCGACATCGACCCCTTCGGCACACCAGTCCCCTACTTGGATTCAGCGTTCCGCGCACTAAAAAACAAGGGCTTGATTGCTGCTACTGCGACGGATTTGGCTCCACTGTGTGGGGTGCATGCAAAAGCTTGCCTGCGAAAATACGGCGGTAAACCCCTGCGCGCTGAGTACTGTCACGAGTTGGCGGTGCGGCTTTTGGCTGGTTGCATGGCAAAAATCGCTGCGCAACATGACATCGGCATCCAGTTCATGTTCAGTCACAGCACCGACCACTACATTCGGGTTTATGCTCAAATCGGCTACGGTGCAAAAAAAGCCGATGACAGCCTCAAAAGTGTCGGTTACATCATGCACTGCTTCAGTTGCATGCATAGAGAAATCACTTATCAACCCTTCGGTTGCCCCACTTGCAATGAATGCGGCGCGAAAATGGATTACGCGGGACCTCTTTGGACTGGTTCCATTGCAGATCAAGGTTTCGTTGAGCAGATTTTAGCAGAAAACCAATCTATTGCATTTAGAAACAACGCCAAAATCAGCAAACTCCTCACTCAAATCAAAAACGAAGCAAAAGCCCCCGCCACATACTACGTAATTGACAAACTCAGCAAAAAACTCAACCTCCCCGCCCCCTCAAATCAAGTGTTCTTGTGGGCGCTTCAAAAAGCTGGTTTTCAGGCGATGCCGACGCATTTTAATACCAGAGGCATAAAAACCGACGCCTCAGCCCTCGCAATGCAGAAAATACTAAGAGAAACCGTGTCAGCCAACTAA
- a CDS encoding CBS domain-containing protein, with the protein MSSQIVGLIARIPVPSVDIATPVEKIASIMAKQNIGAVVITRDFEVLGIVTEKDIIERVALGKKDLYGIVAQDIMTSPVITVDYDRTIQDALKIMQDNNIRRLIVVKDKNIYGLVTERRCLLANFIRQNREAQNREANVKL; encoded by the coding sequence ATGTCTAGTCAGATTGTTGGGTTAATAGCCCGTATACCTGTTCCATCAGTTGACATCGCTACACCAGTGGAGAAGATCGCCTCGATTATGGCTAAACAAAACATTGGGGCTGTGGTGATTACGCGTGATTTTGAAGTTTTAGGCATCGTGACCGAAAAAGACATCATCGAAAGGGTGGCGCTGGGGAAAAAGGACCTCTACGGCATTGTTGCTCAGGATATTATGACTTCGCCTGTTATCACTGTAGATTATGACCGAACGATTCAAGATGCCCTCAAAATCATGCAAGACAACAACATAAGACGGCTCATTGTGGTTAAGGACAAAAACATCTATGGGTTAGTTACTGAGCGCCGATGTCTTTTGGCGAATTTTATTCGACAAAATAGGGAAGCACAAAATAGGGAAGCAAACGTGAAGCTTTAA
- a CDS encoding PQQ-binding-like beta-propeller repeat protein yields MKKIRKIALITTTILFIFSMMTTTSIPLVKSALFPGVTIPVWAYLQVVPDTVGLGQNALMVMWIDKPPPTASGILGDRWINMKIEITRPDGSKETLGPFMSDDAGGYTAVYTPTQLGTYTAKMTFPGEVMTGAQGNPGFNNSNSASIGDVYGAAESALVSFEVVNEPYTTIPENPFPSDYWQHPVQAFNHWWAEFAGNWWGLGDVEFANTGGYTFAGCFNPYTKAVLAPHIVWKDTVVPGSNVGGQLGGEFGGIGNAETNYYSGFQYQPKFAPIIMNGILYYNLKPNYNSLDQGFTAVDLRTGKTLWTKNYANYFSNGSQDILLCGQIYIYKTMNTYGGQAYLWATRTTAGVTYLDVFDAATGNYCYSIQGGGGSGSFGRQEFMGEDGSLLQLYLSTATYGGKSRQYLNLWNSSQCTNKANSQFFNWQQNGNYQYNDGIMWSTLLPNQTANGDAIPNWILNGAGHTVWDPDSNMIILTTSTGMYASYGWNPGWVMHVAIDMDNGQQQWIKNITNTAFAATMVMPGASNGTFARYTKETFTFDGFSTKTGEKVWGPTEPMVNPLAYYDQTSAVCAYGKLYTWTFGGEVYCFDMTNGKKVWNWSTGETADTPYGVNPLWIIGNYEATVADGVLYVETGHDYGPPLFSGAKIYALNATTGEKLWDILNFASGSSLPVVYGYMLSFNAYDNSIYCFGRGQTETTVETAPVINNNAKIMITGTVTDQSPGQTCLGIPAAGTPAISDDSMARWMEYLYMQSPKPTNATGVPVTLSYVDPNNNYYVMGTTTTDTNGKYSYIFTPDVPGVYTITASFGGSNSYFSSAAQTTVAFDTPAGPTPQPTAAPQTLAEMYFIPVSVGLFIVIIVIGAVLALMIRKRP; encoded by the coding sequence ATGAAAAAGATAAGAAAAATCGCTCTTATCACAACAACAATTTTATTCATATTCTCAATGATGACAACAACCTCAATCCCCCTCGTAAAATCAGCACTATTCCCAGGAGTCACCATCCCAGTTTGGGCCTACCTGCAAGTAGTCCCAGACACAGTCGGCCTCGGTCAAAACGCTTTGATGGTCATGTGGATCGACAAACCCCCGCCAACCGCAAGCGGAATCTTAGGCGATAGATGGATTAACATGAAAATTGAAATCACCAGACCAGACGGCAGTAAAGAAACCTTAGGTCCATTCATGTCCGACGACGCAGGCGGCTACACGGCAGTCTACACCCCCACCCAATTAGGCACCTACACAGCGAAAATGACCTTCCCAGGTGAAGTCATGACTGGCGCACAAGGAAATCCAGGATTCAACAACAGCAACAGTGCATCCATAGGTGACGTATACGGTGCAGCCGAAAGCGCGCTTGTCTCATTCGAAGTTGTAAATGAACCATACACTACAATTCCCGAGAATCCTTTTCCATCAGACTACTGGCAACACCCTGTACAAGCGTTCAATCATTGGTGGGCAGAATTTGCCGGTAACTGGTGGGGACTTGGAGATGTTGAATTTGCAAACACAGGTGGCTACACGTTTGCAGGATGTTTCAATCCCTACACCAAAGCAGTCTTAGCCCCTCACATCGTCTGGAAAGACACCGTTGTTCCAGGCTCCAACGTCGGCGGTCAACTCGGCGGAGAATTCGGCGGCATAGGCAACGCAGAAACCAACTACTACTCAGGCTTCCAATACCAACCTAAATTCGCCCCAATCATAATGAACGGAATACTATACTACAACCTCAAACCAAACTATAACTCGCTCGATCAAGGTTTCACAGCCGTTGACTTAAGAACGGGCAAAACTCTTTGGACAAAGAACTACGCCAACTATTTCTCGAATGGATCTCAGGACATACTGCTTTGCGGACAGATTTACATATACAAAACCATGAACACTTACGGCGGCCAAGCATACCTCTGGGCAACCAGAACCACAGCAGGAGTAACCTATCTAGATGTATTTGATGCAGCAACAGGCAACTACTGCTACAGCATCCAAGGCGGAGGCGGCAGCGGCTCATTTGGTAGGCAGGAGTTCATGGGCGAAGACGGCAGCCTACTCCAACTATATCTAAGCACCGCTACGTACGGCGGAAAGAGTAGACAATACCTGAACCTATGGAACTCAAGCCAATGCACAAACAAAGCCAACAGTCAATTCTTTAACTGGCAACAGAACGGCAACTACCAATATAACGACGGCATAATGTGGTCAACGCTACTACCGAACCAAACAGCAAACGGTGATGCAATTCCCAACTGGATACTTAACGGTGCAGGTCACACAGTTTGGGATCCAGACTCCAACATGATTATATTGACTACCAGCACGGGCATGTATGCATCATATGGCTGGAACCCAGGATGGGTAATGCATGTTGCAATCGATATGGACAACGGCCAGCAACAATGGATCAAAAACATAACAAACACAGCTTTCGCAGCAACCATGGTTATGCCAGGAGCTTCAAACGGAACATTTGCAAGATACACCAAGGAGACCTTTACTTTTGACGGATTCAGTACAAAGACAGGCGAAAAAGTTTGGGGACCAACAGAACCAATGGTTAACCCTCTCGCATACTATGACCAAACCAGTGCAGTGTGCGCTTACGGAAAACTCTACACATGGACTTTCGGAGGAGAAGTCTACTGCTTTGACATGACTAACGGCAAGAAAGTTTGGAACTGGAGTACAGGGGAAACAGCCGACACACCATATGGCGTTAACCCTCTTTGGATCATCGGCAACTATGAAGCCACAGTGGCAGATGGCGTCCTATACGTTGAAACAGGACACGACTATGGCCCACCATTATTCAGTGGCGCAAAAATCTATGCCCTTAACGCAACAACAGGCGAAAAACTTTGGGACATACTCAACTTTGCCAGCGGCTCAAGCCTGCCCGTCGTCTACGGCTACATGCTATCCTTCAACGCGTATGATAACTCAATCTATTGCTTTGGCAGAGGACAAACAGAAACAACCGTTGAAACGGCGCCAGTCATTAACAACAACGCAAAAATCATGATTACTGGAACAGTAACTGATCAGTCTCCAGGACAAACATGTCTAGGCATACCTGCTGCAGGTACACCCGCAATCTCTGACGACTCCATGGCCAGATGGATGGAGTACCTCTACATGCAGTCACCTAAACCGACAAACGCTACAGGTGTTCCAGTTACGCTTTCATACGTTGACCCAAACAACAATTACTACGTGATGGGAACAACCACAACCGATACGAACGGAAAATACTCTTACATATTCACCCCTGATGTTCCAGGGGTATATACAATAACTGCGTCCTTCGGCGGATCAAACTCCTACTTTAGCTCAGCCGCTCAAACTACAGTGGCATTTGACACACCAGCAGGTCCAACACCTCAACCAACAGCTGCACCACAAACATTAGCTGAAATGTACTTCATCCCCGTGTCCGTTGGCTTATTCATCGTCATAATCGTGATAGGCGCAGTACTGGCATTAATGATACGTAAACGACCATAA
- a CDS encoding MBL fold metallo-hydrolase, producing the protein MQVKFLGGAREVGRIGISVKTAKTQVVIDYGVMLDNEPGFPMHVPPKDVDALILTHSHLDHSGALPIFYINDQIPLYTNKLNLELSQLLIQDFIHLSSYYLPFEYLELKTMMRNNHHLEFGEAQTVGDMKITLLNAGHTPGSASVLIEAEGKRFLYTGDFNTEESKLLSGASMDYGDLDAVAIESTYADADHTPRPDLERQFVEACNAVVEVGGTVLVPSFGVGRAQEIACVLAASHFEHPIVLDGMAREASRVVMNYKEFLKDPRLFMNAMHSCDWIDGWRDRRKALKTPCVIISTAGMLKGGPAAFYLSKLGKKAINAVYLVSYQIPGTPGRELMEKGVCTIDGKIRKIKAAYRHFDFSSHCGASKLKQALTKLGGKPKVYAVHGAEGNCELFANWAKTELGLDAVAPRTGETYTV; encoded by the coding sequence TTGCAAGTCAAGTTTTTAGGCGGCGCAAGAGAAGTAGGCAGAATCGGAATAAGCGTAAAAACCGCAAAAACACAGGTCGTTATCGATTATGGGGTAATGCTTGACAACGAACCTGGTTTTCCGATGCATGTGCCACCCAAAGATGTGGACGCTCTCATTCTAACTCACAGTCACCTGGACCACTCTGGTGCACTGCCAATTTTTTACATAAATGACCAAATCCCGCTCTACACTAACAAGCTAAATTTGGAGCTTTCACAACTGCTCATCCAAGACTTCATCCACCTCTCCAGTTACTATCTCCCGTTTGAGTACCTTGAGCTTAAAACCATGATGCGCAACAACCACCACCTAGAATTCGGCGAAGCACAAACCGTCGGCGACATGAAAATAACTCTCTTAAACGCGGGGCACACACCTGGCAGCGCATCAGTACTCATCGAGGCAGAAGGTAAACGCTTCCTATACACGGGGGACTTCAACACTGAAGAAAGCAAACTCCTTTCAGGCGCGTCGATGGATTACGGCGACTTAGACGCAGTTGCAATCGAAAGTACATACGCCGACGCTGACCACACACCGCGACCTGATCTTGAGCGCCAATTCGTAGAAGCATGCAACGCAGTCGTTGAAGTCGGCGGTACCGTGCTTGTACCAAGCTTCGGTGTTGGACGCGCTCAAGAAATCGCCTGTGTACTTGCTGCAAGCCACTTCGAACACCCCATCGTGTTAGATGGCATGGCAAGAGAAGCCAGCAGAGTCGTAATGAACTACAAAGAATTCCTCAAAGACCCCCGCCTCTTCATGAACGCCATGCACAGTTGCGATTGGATAGACGGGTGGAGAGACCGAAGAAAAGCCCTCAAAACCCCCTGCGTTATAATCTCAACCGCAGGCATGCTCAAAGGCGGACCAGCAGCCTTCTATCTCTCTAAACTTGGTAAGAAAGCCATAAACGCTGTTTACCTTGTCAGTTACCAAATCCCAGGTACACCTGGACGTGAACTCATGGAAAAAGGCGTCTGCACTATTGATGGAAAAATCAGAAAAATCAAAGCAGCATACCGCCACTTCGACTTCAGTAGCCACTGCGGCGCCAGCAAACTAAAACAAGCCTTAACTAAACTTGGCGGAAAACCAAAAGTTTACGCCGTTCATGGCGCAGAAGGCAATTGTGAACTCTTCGCCAACTGGGCAAAAACTGAGTTGGGGTTGGATGCAGTTGCACCGCGTACTGGGGAAACCTATACTGTTTAG
- a CDS encoding archaemetzincin family Zn-dependent metalloprotease, with product MKIGILGIGQISPNLLSEVSRGLVEVFPDSTCKVVKDFLAVPEEALNKKRNQCNSTVILADIQNFTFNQKEFHRVLGIVDVDVYASGLNYVFGEAYLSGPAGLISLCRLKPEFYGEEPDSGAFKLRILKEAVHELGHTLGLQHCTHAYCVMRFSNSIFDVDKKQTLLCDQCYLTASLAINRMDRQP from the coding sequence TTGAAGATAGGTATTTTGGGAATTGGACAAATCTCGCCTAACTTGTTAAGTGAGGTTTCTAGAGGTTTAGTTGAGGTTTTTCCAGATTCAACCTGCAAAGTGGTAAAAGATTTTTTAGCGGTTCCAGAAGAAGCACTTAACAAAAAACGTAACCAGTGCAACTCAACAGTTATTTTAGCAGACATCCAAAATTTTACTTTTAACCAGAAAGAGTTCCATCGAGTTTTAGGTATAGTCGACGTCGACGTTTATGCTTCAGGGCTGAACTATGTTTTTGGCGAAGCATACCTTTCCGGCCCCGCAGGGTTGATTTCTCTTTGTCGGCTCAAGCCTGAATTCTACGGAGAAGAACCTGATTCAGGAGCATTCAAATTGCGGATACTAAAAGAAGCCGTACACGAATTGGGACACACACTAGGTTTACAGCACTGCACCCATGCCTACTGTGTCATGCGTTTTTCTAATTCCATTTTTGACGTGGACAAAAAACAAACCTTATTGTGCGACCAATGCTATCTAACAGCATCACTGGCCATAAACCGAATGGACCGACAGCCATGA
- a CDS encoding presenilin, with the protein MTQPTTTEETKNTSVDTFKFEVIYLLPVLASMLFGLACSLVLLPQSTPVVPVTPIPQDTPGADWGNAFYFVGLIAISATVFYILLKRKNKRIIKGLIVLALTTAAMLLSLVYLTALTAYLPFLADWLIILPLVVAFTVLFDLAIFRFGSTARNVAVILVGGALGMFFGYNIAGISLWSAVLILVFLAVYDIFAVYRGPVGKIAQSGLDQLQGLSFSFKDIQMGLGDLVFYSMLTGAMIFGFPTSFLPVFASIIGIVAGSVITFYMLEKKGLFPGLPFPIFLGLTLGLGVGFLL; encoded by the coding sequence ATGACACAACCAACCACTACAGAAGAAACCAAAAACACATCGGTAGACACCTTCAAATTCGAAGTCATCTACCTCCTTCCGGTCTTAGCAAGTATGCTCTTCGGCTTAGCATGCTCGCTTGTTCTTCTCCCGCAATCAACCCCCGTTGTTCCGGTGACGCCAATTCCACAAGACACTCCTGGTGCAGATTGGGGCAACGCCTTCTACTTTGTCGGGCTCATAGCCATAAGCGCCACAGTGTTCTACATACTGCTTAAACGCAAAAACAAACGCATAATAAAAGGGCTAATCGTCCTCGCATTAACCACGGCAGCGATGCTACTCTCGCTGGTGTACCTCACTGCATTAACTGCATATTTGCCCTTCTTAGCGGATTGGCTAATAATCCTTCCTCTCGTCGTAGCTTTTACGGTGCTCTTTGATTTGGCGATATTCCGTTTCGGAAGTACCGCTCGCAACGTCGCAGTGATTCTTGTCGGTGGCGCCTTAGGTATGTTTTTTGGCTACAACATTGCAGGAATTTCACTTTGGAGTGCGGTGTTGATTTTAGTTTTCTTGGCGGTTTATGACATTTTCGCTGTTTACAGGGGTCCTGTGGGTAAAATTGCCCAGTCAGGTTTAGATCAACTGCAGGGGTTAAGCTTCTCGTTCAAAGATATCCAGATGGGATTGGGCGATTTAGTCTTCTACTCGATGCTCACAGGCGCCATGATCTTTGGATTCCCCACTAGTTTTCTGCCAGTTTTTGCTTCCATTATCGGAATCGTGGCAGGGTCTGTAATAACTTTTTACATGCTGGAGAAGAAGGGGCTTTTTCCAGGGTTACCATTTCCTATCTTTTTAGGGCTGACTTTAGGGTTAGGTGTGGGCTTTCTACTCTAA